The Streptomyces sp. NBC_00459 DNA segment AAAAGGTCAATCCGCCCGGCGGGTTGCCGAGTGGCAACGGCTTGACCACTTCTTCGCCGTCCACAGCTCCTTCGGCCTCCACGGATTCCACGTCCTCCACGGGCAACAGCACCACCTCCGGTGCGGGCACCGTTATACAGTCCGTCGAGGGGCAGCTCACGAACCTCGTGACGAGGGGCGGGACGCCGGAGTACACCGTCGCCGCAGCCGTCGACGCGAAGGGCGGTGTCACCCGGGCGTACTTCTCCAAGGTGCAGTCAAGTACGAGTACGACCGACAGCGAGGTGCAGGCTGTCGAACTGTCCGAGACACAGAAGGCCGAGTTGGCCTCCGTCTCCCAAACCGGCAGTCTGCAGACCATCACCATCACCGGGCTCGGTGAGTACCGCGTCAAGTACGTCACCGGCGACCGCGGCAACTTCTACGTCGCCCTGCCCACCGAATCCGTCACCACGACCATCAACACCCTGATCCTCGTCGAGGTCAGCGTCACCGCCGCCGGTCTCGTCGCCGCCGGAATCGCCGGTACGGTCCTGGTCGGAGTGGCTCTGCGGCCCCTCCGCAAGGTCGCCTCGACGGCCACCCGGGTCTCCGAACTCCCGCTGCACACCGGCGAGGTGACCCTCAACGAGCGGGTCGCCGAGTCCGAGACCGACCCGCACACCGAGGTCGGCCAGGTCGGCGCCGCGCTCAACCGGATGCTCGACCATGTGCACGGTGCCCTGCACTCGCGCCAGCAGAGCGAGATGCGGGTACGTCAGTTCGTCGCGGACGCCAGTCATGAGCTGCGTACGCCGTTGGCCTCGATCCGCGGATACGCCGAGCTGACGAGACGTGGACGCGAGGAGACCGGGCCGGACACCCGGCACGCGCTCGGGCGGATCGAGTCCGAGGCGGGGCGCATGACCCTGCTCGTCGAGGATCTCCTCCTGCTCGCCCGCCTCGACGCGGGCCGGCCGCTCCAGTTCGACCAGACCGACCTCGTACCCCTCGTCGTGGACACCGTCAGCGACGCGCGCGCCGCCGGGCGGGACCACAACTGGCGGCTCGACCTGCCCGACGAGCCCGCGCTGGTGTCGGCGGACGCGGCCCGGTTGCAGCAGGTCCTGGTGAACCTGCTCGCCAACGCCCGTACGCACACTCCGCCCGGGACGACCGTCACCGCGCGCGTGCAGCGGCGCGGCCCGTGGCTGTGTGTGGACGTGCAGGACGACGGACAGGGCATCCCGGCCGACCTGTTGCCGCATGTGTTCGAGCGGTTCGCGCGCGGCGACACCGCGCGCTCCCGCAGCACCGGTTCCACCGGTCTCGGGCTCGCCATCGTGCAGGCCGTCGCGACCGCGCACGGCGGTGCCGTGACCGTCGACAGCGTGCCCGGACAGACCGTCTTTACGGTGCATTTGCCTGCCCTTGCCCCCGAAACAAACTGGCAATCGGACTCACAGGTACAGCACAGTGCCACCACATGGGTGCAACAGGGGGCCTGACGAAAGTCGGTCCTATGCGAACCGACTCTTCTCCCGGCACCCTGCCGGCGCGGGAGCACCTCCCGG contains these protein-coding regions:
- a CDS encoding HAMP domain-containing sensor histidine kinase; translated protein: MGTVTTIALEQHLYKQLDSQVSETADRAGGPPPGGRPDEANKKVNPPGGLPSGNGLTTSSPSTAPSASTDSTSSTGNSTTSGAGTVIQSVEGQLTNLVTRGGTPEYTVAAAVDAKGGVTRAYFSKVQSSTSTTDSEVQAVELSETQKAELASVSQTGSLQTITITGLGEYRVKYVTGDRGNFYVALPTESVTTTINTLILVEVSVTAAGLVAAGIAGTVLVGVALRPLRKVASTATRVSELPLHTGEVTLNERVAESETDPHTEVGQVGAALNRMLDHVHGALHSRQQSEMRVRQFVADASHELRTPLASIRGYAELTRRGREETGPDTRHALGRIESEAGRMTLLVEDLLLLARLDAGRPLQFDQTDLVPLVVDTVSDARAAGRDHNWRLDLPDEPALVSADAARLQQVLVNLLANARTHTPPGTTVTARVQRRGPWLCVDVQDDGQGIPADLLPHVFERFARGDTARSRSTGSTGLGLAIVQAVATAHGGAVTVDSVPGQTVFTVHLPALAPETNWQSDSQVQHSATTWVQQGA